One segment of Deltaproteobacteria bacterium DNA contains the following:
- the lnt gene encoding apolipoprotein N-acyltransferase has protein sequence MLLLLGAALYTIAAPPFDWSLAGWFALTPVFLVAADKSASSAFVVGLVYGVLFCVGMAYWVYFAVVSFFPLGVPLSLLGTALAYLFFIALYCGVAIAGAALLLRYAPPLLREIGIPALWVSAEFARTSLFSGFSWELLGYTQYHQLQLIQIADLTGVYGLSFLMAACGYVTAEAIRALKAPRSLAPASRLPATMPRFPWRAGLGLVGLLLLTVIYGSLRVRQYAQEPGPTPLTVALIEHPVPPNQRWNREHSTQVLEQYLTATRQALAGLTPHLIVWPEFAVDFYLAHEPRVRAQIGGVLSELRAPLLVGAPRLDRTKESIRYYNSAYLVAPGGDILADYDKQQLLPFAEYRPFGLSGLLPHSQESPSEFSPGVRSTVFPLSPAPFGVMICYEVTYPSLARQLAREGAQFLVNISNDAWLASAGNAALAQHFSMAVFRAVENRRPLVRLAAAGESGFIDASGHIRQRASFADGLLLGQVVPHTAQTVYTRHGDWFATCCVGLAGVSLFSTRLRSRDTRS, from the coding sequence TTGCTGCTTCTCCTGGGAGCAGCGCTCTACACCATCGCCGCCCCTCCTTTCGATTGGAGCCTCGCCGGTTGGTTTGCGCTTACGCCGGTGTTTCTTGTAGCAGCGGACAAATCGGCGTCATCCGCGTTCGTTGTCGGCCTTGTCTATGGCGTGCTGTTCTGCGTGGGGATGGCCTACTGGGTGTATTTTGCCGTGGTCTCTTTTTTCCCATTGGGGGTTCCGCTCAGTCTCCTGGGGACGGCGCTTGCCTATCTCTTCTTCATCGCCTTGTACTGCGGCGTAGCGATTGCCGGGGCCGCGCTGCTTCTTCGCTATGCGCCTCCTCTGCTACGAGAGATAGGCATTCCTGCCTTATGGGTCAGCGCGGAGTTTGCGCGCACCTCTTTATTCTCCGGTTTTTCGTGGGAGCTGCTCGGCTACACGCAATACCACCAGCTTCAACTCATTCAGATCGCCGACCTGACCGGCGTCTACGGATTGTCTTTCCTCATGGCAGCCTGCGGGTATGTCACAGCGGAAGCCATCAGAGCCCTCAAAGCCCCTCGTTCTCTTGCTCCAGCCTCTCGGCTTCCGGCCACCATGCCGCGTTTCCCTTGGCGCGCCGGTCTTGGTCTTGTCGGGCTTCTGCTGTTGACAGTGATCTACGGAAGTCTGCGTGTCCGCCAGTACGCACAAGAACCAGGACCAACACCACTGACCGTGGCATTGATCGAGCACCCAGTTCCGCCCAACCAGCGTTGGAACCGGGAGCATTCCACACAGGTATTGGAGCAGTATCTCACGGCCACGCGGCAGGCGCTCGCCGGTCTCACCCCTCACCTGATCGTGTGGCCCGAGTTTGCCGTGGACTTCTATCTCGCGCATGAGCCTCGGGTACGCGCACAGATCGGGGGCGTGCTCAGCGAGCTACGCGCCCCCCTCCTCGTCGGTGCCCCACGGCTAGACAGGACGAAAGAGAGTATTCGCTATTACAATTCCGCCTATCTCGTCGCGCCAGGCGGCGACATTCTCGCGGACTACGACAAGCAACAGCTCCTCCCGTTTGCGGAATATCGTCCGTTCGGTCTCTCCGGCTTGCTTCCCCACAGTCAAGAAAGTCCCAGCGAATTTTCGCCGGGGGTACGCTCGACCGTTTTTCCCTTATCGCCAGCACCTTTCGGCGTGATGATTTGCTACGAAGTGACATATCCGAGCCTCGCCCGCCAACTTGCGCGAGAGGGTGCGCAATTCCTCGTCAACATTTCCAACGACGCTTGGCTCGCCTCGGCAGGGAATGCCGCCTTGGCACAGCATTTCTCCATGGCGGTGTTTCGCGCCGTAGAAAATCGCCGCCCGCTCGTCCGCCTCGCTGCCGCCGGCGAGTCGGGCTTTATCGACGCGTCCGGTCATATTCGGCAACGGGCTTCCTTTGCGGACGGCCTGCTGCTTGGGCAGGTTGTACCTCACACAGCGCAAACCGTGTATACTCGCCACGGAGATTGGTTTGCGACCTGTTGTGTCGGACTCGCCGGCGTGTCTCTCTTCAGCACCCGTCTGCGGTCTCGCGATACACGGTCATGA
- a CDS encoding GAF domain-containing protein codes for MDQPRWRTITAALLASVVLGLALTCTVTSIRWVGTSFPGFFIMANGVIASVSLPYWSSAQFHSIYQHAVTAINNQPIHDSQEFYATVRQLPPDSPITYTIEKDGSVSQVTLPSQIFTREDYVLLFVPYILSGLALALIGIIVWFVSPRTPASQALLSGGLAGGLFAITGADLYSPSWFFRLHVLGEAMFPAGMLIHLALVFPTDRLRRFRRPLLALPYVVAFLLVVAYEWHLYNPSAYSAIHNLCMVHVGLGGLILFGAVVWDYFTTHSHLIRQRVRVLLLGFLGGYTLPGSVMLASGLTGGEVAVNYAGFTVFLFPLSIGYAIVKHDLFEIDALLKRGVFYLTLTATLTLGYVALLALLNWTLHPSTFTQSAIFPLLFTLAVVFFLNPLKEYLQRGVDRVFFRIRYDPKKQLEETSAILASTLQLDDILSHLWNTIQTALGVRHGQLLLLQPTQEYYASIHPASEQHILLPAAHPMIQELRQRRALSSYDLEARPLSTDVQDSIRHQLHQLNAQLVIPFALKGDIIGLMTLGAKESGTFFTADDIDFLCALANQGALSISNARAYQAIQEFNADLERKVDERTQELAQTNAELQASLRQLEQAYRDLQRSQENLVRAEKMAALGRLTAGIAHEMNTPLGASLTSLRLLQELVEEYQSSIEDATVQAADHKEIADEMNQLVRATHQWVEKASAHIRSLKTHTRDLRGDEAQIFSVLHVIEDTGVLLAHRLRLSQCSLLVSCTARHPVLYGDPGKLGQVLTNLIVNAIDSYRNAEDDRGEIAVEVSEQNGILEIRVQDHGSGIPADRLERIFDEFFSTKPLGEGTGLGLPIARDLVTNFFGGQLSVRSTVGKGSEFLVQLPRNNPDERARQDMQLPLSVHNESSGEEHAPS; via the coding sequence ATGGATCAACCTCGGTGGAGAACTATTACCGCTGCGCTCTTGGCGAGTGTCGTGCTCGGCTTGGCGCTGACGTGCACTGTTACGAGCATCAGATGGGTGGGCACCTCCTTTCCAGGATTTTTCATCATGGCGAATGGGGTGATCGCCTCGGTGAGTCTCCCATACTGGTCCAGCGCGCAATTTCATTCCATCTACCAGCACGCCGTCACCGCGATTAATAATCAACCGATACACGACAGCCAAGAGTTCTACGCTACGGTTCGCCAGCTCCCGCCAGACAGTCCAATCACCTACACTATCGAGAAAGACGGGTCCGTTTCCCAGGTCACGCTCCCTTCGCAAATCTTCACCCGTGAAGACTACGTGCTGCTTTTCGTCCCGTATATTTTGAGCGGACTTGCCTTAGCGCTGATCGGTATCATTGTCTGGTTCGTTTCGCCGCGCACTCCTGCCAGCCAAGCCTTACTGAGCGGCGGGCTTGCCGGCGGCCTGTTCGCTATTACCGGAGCCGACCTCTACTCGCCAAGCTGGTTTTTTCGGCTGCATGTCTTGGGCGAGGCGATGTTTCCCGCCGGCATGCTTATTCATCTGGCGCTCGTCTTTCCTACGGATCGTCTGCGTCGTTTCCGCAGACCGCTGTTGGCACTGCCGTATGTTGTCGCCTTTCTTCTGGTCGTTGCGTACGAATGGCATCTCTACAACCCCAGCGCCTACTCCGCGATTCACAATCTCTGTATGGTGCATGTCGGCCTCGGTGGGCTGATCCTCTTCGGCGCGGTCGTATGGGATTATTTCACGACGCATTCTCACCTGATTCGCCAACGGGTGCGCGTTCTCCTGCTCGGCTTCCTCGGCGGCTATACCTTGCCCGGCAGCGTCATGCTCGCCTCCGGTCTCACCGGCGGCGAAGTCGCCGTTAATTATGCCGGGTTCACCGTCTTTCTCTTCCCGCTCAGTATCGGGTATGCCATCGTCAAGCACGATCTCTTCGAAATCGACGCGTTGCTGAAACGTGGCGTCTTTTACCTAACGCTAACCGCCACGCTCACCCTCGGCTATGTCGCGCTCCTCGCCTTGCTGAACTGGACGCTCCACCCCAGTACATTCACCCAGTCCGCGATCTTCCCCTTGCTCTTCACCCTGGCCGTGGTCTTCTTTCTCAATCCCTTGAAGGAGTATCTCCAACGAGGGGTGGATCGTGTGTTCTTCCGTATTCGTTACGACCCTAAAAAGCAGCTTGAGGAGACCAGCGCGATCCTCGCTTCGACCTTGCAACTCGACGACATCCTCTCTCACCTGTGGAATACCATTCAAACTGCGCTCGGCGTACGGCACGGACAACTGTTGCTCCTCCAACCGACGCAGGAATACTATGCCAGCATCCATCCCGCGTCGGAGCAACACATACTTTTGCCAGCCGCCCACCCCATGATTCAAGAACTCCGGCAGCGGCGCGCCTTATCTTCCTACGATCTCGAAGCCAGACCTCTTTCCACCGACGTGCAGGACAGCATTCGCCACCAACTGCACCAGCTCAATGCGCAGCTCGTTATCCCGTTCGCGCTCAAAGGCGACATCATCGGGCTCATGACACTGGGTGCCAAAGAGTCCGGCACGTTCTTCACGGCGGACGATATCGATTTCCTGTGCGCGCTCGCCAATCAAGGGGCGCTGTCGATTTCCAATGCCCGCGCGTATCAGGCCATTCAAGAGTTCAACGCCGATTTGGAACGAAAGGTCGATGAACGCACGCAAGAGTTGGCCCAGACCAATGCCGAACTGCAAGCCTCACTGCGCCAACTCGAGCAGGCGTATCGCGATTTGCAACGCAGCCAGGAAAATCTCGTGCGTGCGGAAAAGATGGCCGCGCTCGGTCGCCTGACGGCCGGCATCGCGCATGAAATGAATACTCCGCTCGGGGCCTCGCTTACCTCGCTCAGGCTCCTCCAGGAACTCGTGGAGGAGTACCAATCGTCGATTGAAGATGCGACCGTACAAGCCGCGGATCATAAGGAGATCGCCGACGAGATGAACCAGTTGGTGCGTGCGACTCATCAATGGGTGGAAAAAGCCTCGGCTCATATTCGCAGCCTGAAAACTCATACTCGCGATCTCCGCGGCGACGAAGCGCAAATCTTTTCTGTCCTCCACGTCATCGAAGACACCGGGGTGCTCCTCGCCCATCGCCTGCGGCTGTCGCAATGCTCTCTCCTGGTCTCGTGCACGGCGCGCCATCCCGTCTTGTACGGCGATCCCGGCAAATTGGGGCAAGTGCTGACGAATCTGATCGTCAACGCTATCGACTCCTATCGTAATGCCGAGGACGACCGCGGAGAAATTGCCGTCGAGGTATCCGAACAAAACGGCATCCTGGAGATTCGTGTCCAGGATCACGGCAGTGGCATTCCGGCGGATCGTTTGGAACGGATTTTTGACGAATTTTTCTCTACCAAGCCGCTGGGAGAAGGCACGGGACTGGGGCTCCCCATTGCCCGTGACCTCGTCACTAACTTCTTCGGCGGGCAGCTCTCCGTGCGCTCGACGGTGGGCAAGGGCAGCGAGTTTCTTGTGCAGCTACCACGAAACAACCCCGACGAACGGGCGCGGCAAGATATGCAACTCCCGCTCTCCGTCCATAATGAATCGAGCGGGGAAGAGCACGCCCCGAGCTGA